The segment CATAAAACTAAAGTTTTTAACAATTGTTTTGACAAAAGTCTATAACAATAGGTACATACAAAAATATCAACActaatttacagtttttttagtTTTGTGAATGTTATTATGCCTCACTAAATGAGCTTTTTGAGAAAATGCTTTACCACACACAAAACACTCGAAAGGTTTCACTTGTGAATGACATAGGAGATGCCTATTCAACGTTGATTTCCTAGAAAAAGTTTTGTTACAAATCTCACAAGCAAATGAATCTTTATATATGTGACCACGACtgtgacattttaataaatctgaacGACAAAACGAAGCACCGCACACATCACACTTGAAAGGTTTTTCACTCGAATGAGTTAGAGAATGAGCTTTCAAACGAATTTGCCGAATGAAAGCTTTACCACAAATATCACATTTGAAAGGCCTCTCATTTAAATGATCCCGATAATGGAACTTTAATGAAGATTTGTAAGCAAATAATTTGTGGCATAAATCACATTCGAAAGTCTTCTCTTTTGGAGGATTGACCTTGGATTTGCCGTCATCAATTTTGTTTTCGATATGCCTAGCAGTGTGGTTCTTAAGGCACCACATAGTAGTAAATCCCTTTTGACATACATTACACACATATGGTCTTTCATTTGTGTGAATACGATGATGTCTATTTAACGAACTTCTGTTTGCAAAAGATTTGTTACATTTGGTGCATGTGAAAGGTTTCTCACCAGTATGGGTGAGAAAATGCGACTGCAAACTAGCTAAAGTAGAAAAGCCTTTGTTGCACATATGgcacacacaatttttttcttttgtgtgaaCAAGAAAGTGTTTCGTTAAATTACTCTTCCAGTTAAATGCTTTTCCACACACTTCACATACGTACGGCTTCTCACCTGTATGGATAAATTTATGACGAACTAAATTTCGTTTTTTTGCAAATACTAATCCGCAAATATCACATGCAAGATCCATTTTGTTTTAAGAGGGAATGCTAATAAAACATCAGatccaaaattattatcattcaactaaaataattctaataagttGTCTTAATCTTTCACACGAGGGATGCCTTAGGTTTAAGACGATGATGTAAATAAGTCCTCTTGTTTTCCATCTTCAGTCCTGAAATAGTCGTTGCTTCTTTTCATCGAATGGATTGTTCCATTTAATTGGTTGTACGTTCCTTTCTGAAAGGAACAGatgattttagattaaaatttcatcacaTACAAGGTTCATGTTAAGCTGATAGATATGGAAAATAATCACTTAAAGTATAAGTTCATCAAAATAAACTTGACTagatttaactaattaataaaagttaattagttaaattttataggCAATTGAGTTTCTGCGTTAAACCATGCATAAGTACACGAAAGCCAAATAAAGAATTTGGTCCAAAATCTGATACAGCCCCATAATTTTAGTGTGAAAGCTATACactaaatttcacccatctagacttttgcgtttttgagttagcgTGCTTTTAAATATACACATAGCTTAAAGTCATGATTTTTTTCAGTTACTTTATTTATGTCTTTTTAATTGATATCTCAAAAGGCCTGAAATTCTGCTATACGCTTCCCCACTTTTAGTGTGTGATTGGGGACAGCGGGGGTAAGAAAATTGTATCATTGCAATCTGAGCGCAGGCTAGTCACCGGgatatttaaattggaaaaaacttTGGctaacattttattactttaatca is part of the Argiope bruennichi chromosome 10, qqArgBrue1.1, whole genome shotgun sequence genome and harbors:
- the LOC129988507 gene encoding gastrula zinc finger protein XlCGF7.1-like; this encodes MDLACDICGLVFAKKRNLVRHKFIHTGEKPYVCEVCGKAFNWKSNLTKHFLVHTKEKNCVCHMCNKGFSTLASLQSHFLTHTGEKPFTCTKCNKSFANRSSLNRHHRIHTNERPYVCNVCQKGFTTMWCLKNHTARHIENKIDDGKSKVNPPKEKTFECDLCHKLFAYKSSLKFHYRDHLNERPFKCDICGKAFIRQIRLKAHSLTHSSEKPFKCDVCGASFCRSDLLKCHSRGHIYKDSFACEICNKTFSRKSTLNRHLLCHSQVKPFECFVCGKAFSQKAHLVRHNNIHKTKKTVN